A segment of the Amycolatopsis thermophila genome:
GCAGAAACACCAGGCGCCGACGTTCACGGTCCACGGAGACGCCCGGGCCCCGAGGTCGAGCCGCAACGGCGCCAGCACGATCACCGTTACGACTGCACCTCCGGCGAAAACGGCGTGAGCCCTCGGCGCCGTTCGAACCACCTGCACGAGCACGCACACGAGAAAGATCGTCTCCACGAGCAGCCAGGTGGGCAGCCCGCGATCTCCCGTTCCGTTGTGCCCGAAAGTGGCCGTCGCCGACGCCACTGCGGCCACGGACGCTGTCGCGACGACGAACCGGGGGCCACGGCGACGACGCAGCGCATTCCCCATCGCCACCAGGAGAACGGTCAGTGCGGATGCGGCGGGAAGCACTGACGTCGGTGGCGTTCCCGCGAGTACCGCGCACATCGCGCCCAGAACCGGAATGGGCCATCCCAGCTCCGCGGCCCAACGCCGGCTGGTTCGCGTCGTGGTGTCCATGTCGAATCTCCTCCGTCTGCCGGTGATCCGAGAATGCAGGAGACCGACGATACGCGCCATCTACCGAAAGGAAGATATTGCGCAGAGAGCCACAAAGATCTCCCAAAAGGAGGGGAACAAAGATTCGATACTCGTGTATGGTCGGAGATGTCGCAGGCGCCGAGAGTGCGCCGAATCCCTTGGTACGTCTACGAAATCACGCCGAGGAGCAATCATGGAGCACAACGGACCGGCCGCACGGCCTCACATCTCGCTCTCACGCGAAATGACCGGTGGCCGACGCACGGAAATACCAGGTGGTTCGCCGGCGAAACGCTCGATCTCGACGAGGACGTGCTGGCCCGTGCACCCCTGCGACAGCCGCGAAGAGGGGATGTCCGCGGTGAGCACGTTGGGGTTGCCATGGACGCACAACGTGCCGACAGGGTCGAACCACGCGCCGGTCGGCAGCTGCGCCACACCACGACGGAGATTCGTGTCCAACACCGCCCCGGCCAGGCAGGCGCCCCGGTCGTTGAAGATGCGGACGAGGTCCCCGTCGGCGATACCACGCGGTTCCGCGTCGGCGGGGTGCAGCCGGACGGCTTCCCGCCCGGCGATCTTCCCGGCCTGGCTGACCGCTCCACCGTCCAACTGGCCGTGCAAACGAGTTCGGGGCTGGTTCGCGATGAGCTGCAACGGGAAAGACGCAGCGCGCTCGCCTCCGAGCCACTCGACGGGCTCGAGCCACGCCGGGTGACCGGGGCAGTCGTCGTAACCGAACGACGCCACACGCTTTGAACTGATCTCGATCCTGCCACTGGGCGTGGCGAGACGGTTGGCGATGGGATCGGCGCGGAAATCGGCCCACAGTGTCCGATCCGGGTTCTCTTGGGGCAACCGGTACTCACCCGCGTGCCAGAAGTCGGCGAAGGAAGGTACGGCGAAACCCTTGTCCATCAAGTGGTCTCGCCATGCGCCGTAGAGGTGTTGCAGCCATTCCCATGGCGTGCGCCCCTCGGTGAACCGGTCACCGATTCCGAGCCGGGTAGCGAGCCCGGCGAGGATCGCGTAGTCGTCCCGGGCCTGCGCGTACGGCTCGACTACCTGGTGCATCGCGATGAGGTGGGTATCACGGCGGCCCGCGCCGAAGTCCTCGCGTTCCAATGCGGTGGTGGTGGGCAGGACGATGTCGGCGTGGCGGGCGGTCGCGGTCCAGAACGGCTCGTGCACCACCACGGTGTCCGGCCGGGTGAAGGCCTTCCGCAGGCGGTTGAGGTCCTGGTGGTGGTGAAAGGGATTGCCGCCGGACCAGTACACGAGGCGGATGTCCGGATAGGAGCGTTCGGCGCCGTCGTACTGGTAGGCCATCCCGGGGTTGAGGAGCATGTCCGCGATCCGGGCCACCGGAATGAACTGCCGGACGGGGTTGACGCCCTGGGACAGATACGGCACCCGGAAGTCGGGGCCGATGTCGCCGGTATCGCCCATCGAGCCGTAACCGTGCCCGAACCCACCGCCGGGCAGGCCGATCTGACCGAGCATGGCGGCCAAGGCGATCGCGGCCCAGACGGGCTGTTCACCGTGCTCGATGCGTTGAAGGGACCAGGTGACAGTGATGAACGTGCGATGACTGGCCATGCGACGGGCGAGATCCACGATGTCGGAGGCCGGGATGTCCGTGAGAGTGGCGGCCCACCCCGCGTCCTTGGGCATGCCGTCGTCCACCCCGAGGAGGTAACGCTCGAACTCCGGGTAGCCGGTGCAGTACCGGTCCAGGAACTGCCGGTCGTGCAGGTTCTCGGTGGCAAGGGTGTGCGCGAGCGCGAGCATGAGAGCGGTATCGGTCGCCGGGCGGATCGGGTACCACCGGGCTCGAAGCCGGTCCGGCAGGTCGTTGCGGAGCGGGCTGATCAGGGCGACGTCGGCGCCCCGCTCAGCGAGCTGCGCGAGGAAACCGGGGGTGTGGTGACGGGTGACGCCGCCAGGGGTGACGAACACGTTCTTCTCGGGCACGCCCCCGAAGGCGACCAGGAGTTCGGTGTTCGCCACGATCGTCGGCCAGCTCGACCCGTTGCGCAGGACGTCGGCGGCGCTGCCGACGACGTGCGGGAGCAGCACTGAACTGGTGCCGTTGCTGTAGGTGTTGCGAGAGGAGGTGAAGCCGCCGAAGGCGTTGAGGAAACGGTGCAGCTGACTCTGGGCGTGGTGGAACCGGCCGGAGCTGGCCCAGCCGTAGGAGCCGCCGTAGATGGCCTCGTTGCCGTGCTCGGCTCGCACTCGGCGGAGCTCTGCCGCGAGCAGGTCGAGCGCCTTGTCCCACCCGACCTCGACGAAGTCTTCCTGACCGCGCTTCGGATCGGGCCCGGGGCCTCGCTCCAGCCAGCCGCGTCGGATCGCGGGCGCGGCGATCCGCGTGGGGTCGGTCACTGTGCTGGGAAGGTTGCCGAGCAGGGGCGAGGGCGCTGGGTCTGCCGGATGTGGGGCGACCCGGAGAACGCCGTTCTCGTCGAGTCCGGCGGAGAAGGCTCCCCAGTGCGAGGTACTCGGCCGCAAGCGCATGGGTCTACAACTACCAGGAAGGATGGTGACTGCCTGTGGTGTGAGACGGTGAAGTCCATGGACAGGACAGGGCTGACCGCCGAGGTGTTCGGCGGCAGGATGCCAGCGAGGTCGGGCGACCTCGTGCTCGAGTCACACGGCATCATGCCGGTGCCCGCCGGCAACCGGTTCGGACGACCGGCGCGTCTGCTCACGGTGTTCTTCGCGCCGAACCTGACGATGACCGCCGTGTTCTCGGGCACCTTGGGTGGAGCGCTCGGGCTCGGGTTCGGCACGGGGCTGGTGGCGTTGCTGCTGGGCACCGTGATCGGGGCTGTGCCGGTGGCCTACCTCACGACCTGGGGCCCCCTCACGGGAACGGCCCAGCTGCCGCTCGCGCGGCTGCCGTTCCGGCGGACCGTGGTGCTGCCCGGGCTGGTGCAGTGGCTGAACTCGATCGCCTGGGACGCGCTCGTCGGACTGTTCGGGGGTGAAGCGCTCGCCCAGCTGTCGGGCATGCCGTTCTGGGTGGCCGTCGCCATCATCCTGCTGCTGCAGTGTGCGGTGGGTGTTCTCGGCTACGAGGTGATCCACCGGGTGCAGGCCGTGATGACGGCGGTGACCGCGGTGTTCTTCGTGGTCCTGACGGTGAAGTTGGTGGGCGGGCATCCGGTCGTGACGTCCGACTCGGTGTCCGGCGCCGACCTTGCCGGGGCGTTCGTCCTGTTCAGCACCATCGCGCTCAGCTTGTCGATCTCGTGGGCGAGCTACGCGTCGGACTTCAGCCGGTACCTGCCGCGGACCACCTCGCGGCCCCAGGCCTTCGTGTACACGCTGCTCGGGCTCACCCTGTCCTTCGGGTGGGGCGAGGCGATCGGGCTCGCGGCCGGGGAGACGCTCACCAACCAGACCACGGCCGGGATCAGCGCGCTGCTGGGTGGCGGGGTGCTGGGAACGATCGCGCTGGTCGTGATCGCCCTGACGGCCGTCTCGTCGAACGCGATGAACGACTACAGCGGCTCACTCGCGCTGCAGACGATCGGCGTGCGGGTCCGGCGGCCGGTGTCGGCCGTCGTGGTGACGGTGATCGCGTTCGCGCTGATCATGTGGATGCACGACGGCGACCTCGCCTCGAAGTTCGAGGACGTGCTCCTGGTGATCGGGTACTGGATTCCACCGTTCGTCGGGGTGGTGGCCCTGGATTGGTGGAGCCGGACCCGGCGCGGGCGGCGGTTCGACGTGCTGGAGGAAGTCGCCACACCTCAGCCGGGGTGGCCGGCAGTGGTGGCGTTCGCCCTCGGGTGCGCGGGCGTCGTGCCGTTCATGAACACCAGCGTGTTCACCGGGCCGGTGGCCAGTGCCGCGCACGGGGCCGACCTCGCGTACTACGTCGGGTTCGTGGTCTCGGCGATCGTGTACGCGCTGCTCAGGCTGGTCATCGTGAGGCGCGGTGTCCAGTCCGAGCAGCACGCCGCGCACGACTAGGGGTTCGGGCCGGTCGCCACGGGGCGGTCGGGCTGGTTCGACCACTGGGACCACGAACCCGGGTACAGAGCAGCGTCGATCCCGGCGATGGCGAGCGCCGCCACCTCGTGGGCCGCTGTGACGCCGGAACCGCAGTAGACGCCGACAGGTCCCGCCGCGCCGAGGTCGCGGAAACGTGCGCCGAGCTCGTCGGCCGGACGGAAGCGTCCGTCCGCGGCGAGGTTGTCGCTGGTCGGCGCACTGATGGCGCCCGGGATGTGGCCCGCGCGCGGGTCGACGGGCTCCTGCTCGCCGCGGTAGCGCTCGCCGGCCCGGGCGTCGAGGAGCATCCCCTGGCCGGGCAGTGCGGCCGCCTCGTCGATGGAGAGAACGGGCAGGTGACCGGGTTCGAGGACGACGTCCCCCGGCTCGGGCAGACACCCGAAGCCGGTCTCCAACGGCCGGTTCCCCCAGGCGGCGAGGCCGCCGTCGAGGAGCCGCACGTCCACGACGCCGGCCCAGCGCAGGAGCCACCAGGCCCGCGCGGCGGCGAGGTTGCCGTTGTTGTCATAGACGACCACGGAGGATCCGGCGCGGATGCCCCAGCGGCGGGCTGCGGCCTGGAGTGCCTCGATGTCCGGCAGCGGGTGCCGTCCCTCGGCCGATGAGGGCGGTGTGGCCAGTTCGGTATCGAGGTCGACGTAGACCGCACCTGGCATGTGGCCGTCGAGGAAGTGGCGGTGACCGTTCGGGTCGCCCAGCGCCCAGCGCACGTCCAGCAGAACGGGCGGGTTGGCCGACTCGAGTTGCCGCTGGAGTTCGTCCGCGCTGATGAGCACCGGCGGACGGGACGGTGCGAGTTCGGCGGGATCCGCCGAACCAGGGGCTTCGCCGCGGGCCGCGGCGAGCGCGAGACGCCGTTGGAGTGCGGCGTTGAGCGGGGTCGGCACGCCGTGCAGCCTGCCCAGCAGGACGATCTCGCCGTTGAGGAAATCGCCCTCGACCGAGCCCGTGCCGCGGGCCAGGCTCTGCCGGGTCGAGCTGCCGCCGCGGGTGCGTCCGGGAATTTCCACCGCATCCGCCTGAGTGGTGTCTATTCCGGACTCTTTGCGCAAATCGGCCGGATCGATTCCCGCGGCGGCCAGAACGCGGCGGCCTTCGGCGCGGAGGTCCTTGCCGAGCTCCGCCGTCCGCTCGCTGTTGCCGAACAGCGCGTCGACGGCGTTGCCCAGGTTGGCGAGCAGCTTGCCCGCCTTCCAGCGCAGCAGGTCCGGCACGAGCTGGACACCGAAGCCGGCGCTCCGAAAATCGGCGGCGATCGCGTCGAGGCGCGGGTCGTCGCCTGATGGGCACTGTCCGAGCCACAGGATTCCGGTCTTCTCCGCGCCCTGGGCGCTGACCTCGCCCGGCTCCAGGTAGGACGCCGGCATCCACAACGCCGCCCCGAACACTGTCGCGAACCGGCGAAGCGCGGCTCGCTCGTTCTCCAGGCCGTTTTGCAGCATGACGACCGGCAGATCGGCCGCGACACCGGGCCCGGCGGGCCGCCAGGACCACTCCTGCAGGACCTCCTCGGTGTCCTGGGTCTTGGTCGCCACCACCAGAACGTCGTCGGGCGCGAGCTCGACCTCCGCGGAACTCTCGGCGACGGGCACGCGGACGAGCTGCTCGCCGGACGGCCGGAAGTACCGCAGGCCCCGCTCGCGGATCTTGGCCCCGTGCTCGCCGCGAGCGACCAGCACGACCGGCAGACCGGCGAGCTGCAGTTGGGCGGCGACGGTCGAGCCGACCGCACCCGCTCCGATGATGACGTAGCGCATGAGCCCATCGTGCCCGATGCCGTGAGGTGGGCCGCCAGGCGCGCGCTCGGCGAGCGGTTGCACGCGTGGGGCGAGGGAGAATTGAGCCGGGGAAGCAGGGGGCGGCCTGGAGCAAAGCGCTGCCAAAGGTGGAGAGCAGGAATGAAGCCGCGCACGCGGCACAACGCAAGCGGGCCAGCCAGGCGGTGGGCAAGGCGGGGCGCGGGCACGAATCAAGCCAGCCCGAGGCACGCGCAGAGGCAAGCCAGCCCCCAGGTAGGAGCACGAGGCACGCCAGCCCGGGGTACGACGCACATCGGCCTGGATAGGGCCCAAGCCGGGCACGCGGGGAAGCAAGCGGAGCCGGGTGCGGCTAAGCCGAAAAGGCAGGGCCGCGCGCGTAGGCAGCACAACCCAAGCCGCCAACCGGCACTCAACCCGACGACCGGCACTCAGCCCGACGACCGGCACTCAGCCCGACGAGCAGCACTCAACCCGACGGCCGGCCCTCAACCGGGAACCGGGCAACCGGGGCAACCCGGCGACCGGGGCAACCCGGCGATCGGGAACCAGGAATCGGGAACCGAGCGGCCGGGAACCGGCAACCCGGCAGCCGGCAGCCGGGCAACCGGGAACCGGGCAGCCGGGCAGCCGCGAACCCCCGAGGCACCCAGCCAAACCCGACCCGAACGCACCCCGAACCCCGGTGCAACAAGATCGTGACCTGTGCGGGCTCAACCCCGGCGCCCCCGGCAACGTCTATCGCCAGGTAGGGATCATTCGAACCTGGGGGACCCACGTGGGCGTGAAGAAGATCGTACTGAGTGTGGCCGCCGTGGCGACCGCTCTGGTGCTCACGGCGTGCGGCGGCGGCACCGAGCAGGCCGCGGACGTGCAGCAGATCGCCGCGACCACCGCCGCTCCCGGCACGACCACCTCGCCCCCGCCGGCGGTGGCCACCACCAGCAGCAGCACCCCGGCCTCGACGCCGACCAGCAGCACCACGACCTCGCCGACGACCCCCAAGACCACCACGAAGAAGAAGACCACCACGACGACGACCACCAAGGCCCAGGCTCCCACCGGCGTCCCCTGCGCCGCCACCGTCGACGCGTGCGTCGACCTCTCGGCGCGCAAGGCGTGGCTCCTGCGGGACGGCAAGGTCGTCTACGGCCCGGTCCAGATCATGCCCGGCATGCCCAGCAACCCGACCCCGGTCGGCACCTTCAGCGTCTCCGGCAAGGTCAAGGACTACCACAGCCGCGAGTTCGACGCCCCCATGCCGAACTCGGTCTTCTTCCAGCCCGGCATCGCCTTCCACCAGGGCAGCCTGTCCAAGTACTCGCACGGCTGCATCCACCTGTCGACCGCCGCGTCGCAGAAGTTCTTCAGCACGCTCTCGGCCGGGGACACCGTCCAGGTCGTCCGCTAGGACGCCACCTGCACGATCTCCCGCAGCTCAGCCAGCAGCTCGCCGCGGCTGGAGGCGCCCAGCCGTTGCCGCATCCGCGCCATGTGGTGCTCGACCGTCTTCGCCGAGATGAACAGCCGGTCGCCGATCTGCTTGTACGTCAGCCCGGCGACCACCAGCTCCGCGACCTGCCGCTCCCGCTCGCTCAACCGCACACCGCCCGTGTGCTCCACCGCTTCCCGGCCCGGCCTGCCCTGGAGCACACGGGCGCAGTCCAGCAGGGACACCATCGCCTTGCGGTCCGACGTCCGGATCGCCGCCTGCCCCGCCAGCCGCGCCCCGTCCCAGCACAGGCCAACCCCGTGCAGGTCCCGCGCCGCCGCCTCGACCTCGGCCCCGTCGACCTCACCGCCCAGCACCTTCAGCCAGCACCCGGCCGCACGGGCGATCGTCGCGAAGTACGGGCCCGCCGAAGCCGCCTCCGCGAGCGCGGCAGCGTGCGACGCCGCCTCCTCCGGCTGCTCGGCGATCACCGCCGCGTGCAGCCCGCTCCAGTGCAACGCACTCGCCCACAAAGGCGGATCGCCCAGGCCGGCCAGCAACTCCCGCGCCTGGTGCAGGTGGGGCGCCAGCCGGTCCCGCTCGCCGAGCCGCGCCGCGGCCACCTCGAACTCGCCGAACGGCAGGAAGGTGAACAGGTCGACCGGGTGGCGCACCACCGCTTCGCGGGCCTGCAGCCAGATCCGCCGCAGTCCCGCCAGGTCGCTCGCCCGGCGCGCCAGCCCCACGCGCAGCCCGACCGCGAACAGCCAGTCCCGCGGCGACAACTGCTCCCCCGCGGAGCGCAGCTGCGTGTTCGCGCCCTCCTCGTCCCCGCGCAGCATCGCGATCCACGCCAGCAGCAGCCGGTGCCGCGGCACCAGCACACCCGACGAGACCGCTCGCTCGAGCAGCGGCTCGGCGATCGCGGCCTCACCCGAGTGCAACGCCACCAGTGCGCCGAGCGCGGCCGGGCTGTCCGGCAGCAGCACGCGGTCCGACACCGGCTCCAGCATCTCCGCCGACCGGATCAAAGTGGACAGTGCGACCGTCGGCTGACCGGTCACCGACTCCAGGACACCCTGCGCCGCCGAGGACACCGCACCGGCCAGCAGGGTCGGTGGACCGTCCACACCGGACTTCGCGAACAGCTTCTCGGCCTCGGCGAGCCGCCCGGACCCGGTCAGCCCGATCACCGCGAAGCACCGGGCCGCCGCCGTGTCCGACCACTGGAACAGCTCCGCGCTACGCGCCAGCTGACCGCGGTGCGCCAGCGCCGCACCCGCGACCTGCGCGCCTTCCGCCCGGTCCGGGGCGTCGTCGGAGGCGATCACCTCGTCCGCCAGCTGCAGCGCGGTGTCGAAGTCCCCGGCGCGCGCGACCGCCTCGGCCCAGCGGGAGCCGACCGCGGCCGTGGGCCGCCCGGCCCGCACCGCCGCCTCGTACAACCGCGCGGCCAGGGCCGGCTCACCGGCCGCCTCCGCCGCGGCGACCTCGAACGCGGACGCCACGTCCGCCCCGGTCACCCCGGTCCCGATCAGCGGCCGGACCAGGCTCAGCACCGGCCCGCCGCGCTCGAGCTGCCGCCGGATCAGCCGCAGCCGCAACGCGATCCGCCGGTCGGCGGGCACCAGCTCACGCAGGGCACGCGCGGCGACCGGCAGCAGCCGGCCGTCCGGGCCGAGGAACCCGGTGGCGCGCACGGCTTCCGCGGTGGACGCCGGCAGGTTCATTGCCGCGAGCAGGTCCGGGTCGGCCCCGGCCTCGACCGCCAGCAGGTAGCACAGCGAGTCCTCGCCCGTCTGGTCCAGCTCGTGACGGAACGCGGCGACCAGCTCGCCGTCGCCCCCGGCCAGCAGCCGCACGAACCCCGGCACGCCCCCGGTCTGCGACTGCACGGCCTCGACCTGCAGCGGCCGCCCGGCCCTGGCCAGGAACGCTTCGGTCCGCAGCCGGTCGAACGGCCGCAGCACGAGCTGTCCCTTCAGCCTGCCGAGCACCTGGTTCAGCCCGGCGGGCCGGGGGTGCGGGCGCGCCGCGATGACCAGCCCGGCGGTGTCGTCGTCGAGGTGACCGGCCACGTCGGACAGTTCGGCCTCGCCGAGCAGGTGGGCGTCGTCGACCAGCCGCACCCCGGGCGCGCCGGCGAGGTGGTCGAGCACGGCGGTCTTGCCGTAGCCGCCGGGGGCCACGATCGCGAGGCGGACCGGCGCGAGCTGACCGGATTTGATCGCCGCGCAGACCCGCTCGGTGGGTTCGTCCAGCAGGATCACTCGTCGTCCTCGCTTCGGGAGCCGCCGCGGCGGGAGGGCACGAACCGGCGGCGGGGCGGTTCGAGCGGGGTCAGCACGACCGGCGGCCGCGGCGGAACGGGTTCGTCGTCGTACAGGTCGTCGGGTTCGAGGTCGGGGAAGCCGGTCACCTTCGGCACGAGCGCGGTGGATTCCACCGCCGCACCTTCCGCGAGCCGCGCGACCAGCGCCGCGCCGCGGGCGACCGCAGTGGCCGGTTCGGGCTCGGTGACGACCCGGCAACCGGTCAGCTCGGCGACCAGGTGGGCCACCAGCGGGACCGCGGCCGTGCCGCCGACCAGCAGGACCCCGTTCAGCCGCTCGTACCGGCGCAGCGGCTCGAGCGTCGCGAGCAGGGCCGGCCGGACCAGGCGCTCGAACTCGGCGCGGGTCACCCGCACCGGCCCGAGGTCTGTTTCGGGCAGCGTGGACAACCGTTCCTTCGCTTCGGTGCACACCAGCCGCAGCGCCGAGGGCGCCACGTCGCCGCACCGCTCGCGGACGTGGTCGAACAGCAGGTCGTCGAGCACCTTCCCGGCCGCGGGCTCGGCCGGCTCGGCGTGCGTGACGAGGTCGAACGTGGACGGTCCCCGGCGGAGCACGGCGAGATCGGCGTGCTCGCCCCCGATCCGGCACACCCCGAGCACGGTCTGCGGGTCGACCCGCTCGCGTGCGAGGTGCCCCTCGGCGGCGGCGACCGGGGCCGGCAGGAGCATCGCGGGCGGCAGCCCGGCCGCGCCGAGGGCGTCGAGCAGCAGCTTGCGCCGGTACACGCCCCACGACGGCGGATGGGTCACGGCGATGCGTTCGGCGGGTTCGCCCTCGTCCGCGGCGACCTGGTCGACGACCCACCCGGCGACGGCCGCGGTGAGCGCCTCCGGCGTGTACAGCTCGTCACCCAACAGGAACGGAACGTCGTCGCCGATGCGGCGCACGAAACCGCGGGCGACCCGGTCCGGTTCGGTCACCGACTGCCGCAGCGCCTCCGCGCCGACCGACACCGTGGCATCGCCCGCGACATGCACCACCGCCTCCACGGGCGGCACGACCACCGGCTCGGACCAGCGTTCGCCCACGTCACGGCACACGGCGGCAGCGATGCCGGTGCTGCCGATGTCGATGCCGAGGACGTGACGCATAGGTGTGGAATCCTCACTCACGGGGTCGCCCCTTCGTACCAAAGTCGCCCGTTGGGGTCACATCCCCTAATCCCCTAACCGGTGGCCCCGATCACCCCGTCGAAGGTTGCGGCGTGATCCCCGATGCCGGGTAACGGAATGGTCACTAGCTTCTGCCTAGGCGTCCTGCGGTGCACCCTGGGCGCCTTGTCCGTTTCCGACCCCCGAGATCCCGCGGAGATTTTCTTGTCTCTCCCCGCCCAGAACCTGCACGAGTTCGTGCTGAACCTGCTGAACGACGAGGCTGCCCGGTCCGCGTTC
Coding sequences within it:
- a CDS encoding molybdopterin-dependent oxidoreductase, translating into MRLRPSTSHWGAFSAGLDENGVLRVAPHPADPAPSPLLGNLPSTVTDPTRIAAPAIRRGWLERGPGPDPKRGQEDFVEVGWDKALDLLAAELRRVRAEHGNEAIYGGSYGWASSGRFHHAQSQLHRFLNAFGGFTSSRNTYSNGTSSVLLPHVVGSAADVLRNGSSWPTIVANTELLVAFGGVPEKNVFVTPGGVTRHHTPGFLAQLAERGADVALISPLRNDLPDRLRARWYPIRPATDTALMLALAHTLATENLHDRQFLDRYCTGYPEFERYLLGVDDGMPKDAGWAATLTDIPASDIVDLARRMASHRTFITVTWSLQRIEHGEQPVWAAIALAAMLGQIGLPGGGFGHGYGSMGDTGDIGPDFRVPYLSQGVNPVRQFIPVARIADMLLNPGMAYQYDGAERSYPDIRLVYWSGGNPFHHHQDLNRLRKAFTRPDTVVVHEPFWTATARHADIVLPTTTALEREDFGAGRRDTHLIAMHQVVEPYAQARDDYAILAGLATRLGIGDRFTEGRTPWEWLQHLYGAWRDHLMDKGFAVPSFADFWHAGEYRLPQENPDRTLWADFRADPIANRLATPSGRIEISSKRVASFGYDDCPGHPAWLEPVEWLGGERAASFPLQLIANQPRTRLHGQLDGGAVSQAGKIAGREAVRLHPADAEPRGIADGDLVRIFNDRGACLAGAVLDTNLRRGVAQLPTGAWFDPVGTLCVHGNPNVLTADIPSSRLSQGCTGQHVLVEIERFAGEPPGISVRRPPVISRESEM
- a CDS encoding purine-cytosine permease family protein — its product is MDRTGLTAEVFGGRMPARSGDLVLESHGIMPVPAGNRFGRPARLLTVFFAPNLTMTAVFSGTLGGALGLGFGTGLVALLLGTVIGAVPVAYLTTWGPLTGTAQLPLARLPFRRTVVLPGLVQWLNSIAWDALVGLFGGEALAQLSGMPFWVAVAIILLLQCAVGVLGYEVIHRVQAVMTAVTAVFFVVLTVKLVGGHPVVTSDSVSGADLAGAFVLFSTIALSLSISWASYASDFSRYLPRTTSRPQAFVYTLLGLTLSFGWGEAIGLAAGETLTNQTTAGISALLGGGVLGTIALVVIALTAVSSNAMNDYSGSLALQTIGVRVRRPVSAVVVTVIAFALIMWMHDGDLASKFEDVLLVIGYWIPPFVGVVALDWWSRTRRGRRFDVLEEVATPQPGWPAVVAFALGCAGVVPFMNTSVFTGPVASAAHGADLAYYVGFVVSAIVYALLRLVIVRRGVQSEQHAAHD
- a CDS encoding 2-dehydropantoate 2-reductase, which gives rise to MRYVIIGAGAVGSTVAAQLQLAGLPVVLVARGEHGAKIRERGLRYFRPSGEQLVRVPVAESSAEVELAPDDVLVVATKTQDTEEVLQEWSWRPAGPGVAADLPVVMLQNGLENERAALRRFATVFGAALWMPASYLEPGEVSAQGAEKTGILWLGQCPSGDDPRLDAIAADFRSAGFGVQLVPDLLRWKAGKLLANLGNAVDALFGNSERTAELGKDLRAEGRRVLAAAGIDPADLRKESGIDTTQADAVEIPGRTRGGSSTRQSLARGTGSVEGDFLNGEIVLLGRLHGVPTPLNAALQRRLALAAARGEAPGSADPAELAPSRPPVLISADELQRQLESANPPVLLDVRWALGDPNGHRHFLDGHMPGAVYVDLDTELATPPSSAEGRHPLPDIEALQAAARRWGIRAGSSVVVYDNNGNLAAARAWWLLRWAGVVDVRLLDGGLAAWGNRPLETGFGCLPEPGDVVLEPGHLPVLSIDEAAALPGQGMLLDARAGERYRGEQEPVDPRAGHIPGAISAPTSDNLAADGRFRPADELGARFRDLGAAGPVGVYCGSGVTAAHEVAALAIAGIDAALYPGSWSQWSNQPDRPVATGPNP
- a CDS encoding L,D-transpeptidase; this encodes MKKIVLSVAAVATALVLTACGGGTEQAADVQQIAATTAAPGTTTSPPPAVATTSSSTPASTPTSSTTTSPTTPKTTTKKKTTTTTTTKAQAPTGVPCAATVDACVDLSARKAWLLRDGKVVYGPVQIMPGMPSNPTPVGTFSVSGKVKDYHSREFDAPMPNSVFFQPGIAFHQGSLSKYSHGCIHLSTAASQKFFSTLSAGDTVQVVR
- a CDS encoding helix-turn-helix transcriptional regulator — its product is MILLDEPTERVCAAIKSGQLAPVRLAIVAPGGYGKTAVLDHLAGAPGVRLVDDAHLLGEAELSDVAGHLDDDTAGLVIAARPHPRPAGLNQVLGRLKGQLVLRPFDRLRTEAFLARAGRPLQVEAVQSQTGGVPGFVRLLAGGDGELVAAFRHELDQTGEDSLCYLLAVEAGADPDLLAAMNLPASTAEAVRATGFLGPDGRLLPVAARALRELVPADRRIALRLRLIRRQLERGGPVLSLVRPLIGTGVTGADVASAFEVAAAEAAGEPALAARLYEAAVRAGRPTAAVGSRWAEAVARAGDFDTALQLADEVIASDDAPDRAEGAQVAGAALAHRGQLARSAELFQWSDTAAARCFAVIGLTGSGRLAEAEKLFAKSGVDGPPTLLAGAVSSAAQGVLESVTGQPTVALSTLIRSAEMLEPVSDRVLLPDSPAALGALVALHSGEAAIAEPLLERAVSSGVLVPRHRLLLAWIAMLRGDEEGANTQLRSAGEQLSPRDWLFAVGLRVGLARRASDLAGLRRIWLQAREAVVRHPVDLFTFLPFGEFEVAAARLGERDRLAPHLHQARELLAGLGDPPLWASALHWSGLHAAVIAEQPEEAASHAAALAEAASAGPYFATIARAAGCWLKVLGGEVDGAEVEAAARDLHGVGLCWDGARLAGQAAIRTSDRKAMVSLLDCARVLQGRPGREAVEHTGGVRLSERERQVAELVVAGLTYKQIGDRLFISAKTVEHHMARMRQRLGASSRGELLAELREIVQVAS
- a CDS encoding Hsp70 family protein; this translates as MSEDSTPMRHVLGIDIGSTGIAAAVCRDVGERWSEPVVVPPVEAVVHVAGDATVSVGAEALRQSVTEPDRVARGFVRRIGDDVPFLLGDELYTPEALTAAVAGWVVDQVAADEGEPAERIAVTHPPSWGVYRRKLLLDALGAAGLPPAMLLPAPVAAAEGHLARERVDPQTVLGVCRIGGEHADLAVLRRGPSTFDLVTHAEPAEPAAGKVLDDLLFDHVRERCGDVAPSALRLVCTEAKERLSTLPETDLGPVRVTRAEFERLVRPALLATLEPLRRYERLNGVLLVGGTAAVPLVAHLVAELTGCRVVTEPEPATAVARGAALVARLAEGAAVESTALVPKVTGFPDLEPDDLYDDEPVPPRPPVVLTPLEPPRRRFVPSRRGGSRSEDDE